One Serpentinicella alkaliphila DNA segment encodes these proteins:
- the rbsC gene encoding ribose ABC transporter permease: MESLKEFLKKNKSLIVLLVFCFIIAFINPRFLTVSNILNILRQTSINSVIATGMTFVILTGGIDLSVGSTLALSGAIAASLISQGTYVYLAVIIALAIGVGIGALNGLLISKGKLQPFIATLGVMTLIRGLTLVFTDGRPISTGNTINSTAFSNIGSGYFLKIPLPIYIMIIVFLIAYIVLRYNRVGRYVYALGCNEEATIYSGINTDRIKILVYTISGFLAALGGIIITARLSSAQPQAGTGYELDAIAAVVLGGTSLAGGIGGITGTIIGALIIGVLNNSLNLMNVSSYYQLLLKGLVILVAVLLDRKQK, from the coding sequence ATGGAAAGTCTTAAAGAATTCTTAAAGAAGAACAAGTCCTTAATTGTATTATTGGTGTTTTGCTTTATAATTGCTTTCATTAATCCAAGATTCTTGACAGTTAGTAACATATTAAATATTTTAAGGCAAACATCGATTAATTCCGTCATTGCTACAGGCATGACCTTTGTAATACTAACGGGGGGGATTGATCTATCTGTTGGATCAACATTAGCATTATCAGGAGCAATAGCTGCATCTTTAATTTCTCAAGGAACTTACGTATATTTGGCAGTTATAATTGCATTAGCTATTGGAGTTGGTATAGGTGCCCTAAATGGTCTACTTATTAGTAAAGGAAAGCTACAACCATTTATTGCAACTTTAGGTGTGATGACTCTAATTAGGGGGTTGACACTTGTATTTACTGACGGACGACCTATTAGCACTGGAAACACGATTAATTCAACCGCTTTCTCTAATATAGGTTCGGGGTACTTTCTGAAAATTCCATTGCCAATATATATTATGATTATAGTGTTCCTTATTGCTTATATAGTTTTAAGATACAACAGAGTCGGCCGATATGTCTATGCTTTAGGATGCAATGAGGAAGCAACAATTTATTCTGGTATCAATACAGATAGAATAAAAATTTTGGTGTATACCATATCAGGCTTCTTAGCAGCCCTAGGCGGGATAATTATAACAGCAAGGTTATCATCAGCACAGCCACAGGCGGGTACAGGTTATGAGCTAGATGCGATTGCAGCTGTTGTATTAGGAGGTACTAGCCTAGCAGGAGGAATTGGTGGCATAACTGGTACTATAATTGGAGCATTAATCATAGGTGTACTAAATAACTCATTAAATCTAATGAATGTATCATCTTATTATCAGTTGCTTTTGAAGGGTCTTGTAATACTTGTGGCGGTCTTATTAGATCGTAAACAGAAGTAA
- the rbsB gene encoding ribose ABC transporter substrate-binding protein RbsB — MKKLLVITLVVIMIGSLLVGCTKTSTTQTPQKEEVKKIGLVISTLNNPFFVTLKDGAEAKAQELGYELVVLDSQNDPAKEMSNVEDLITKNVAVILINPTDSDAVGNAVKAANAKSIPVITLDRGANSGEVVAHIASDNVAGGKMAGEYIIAQLGGNGKVVELEGIAGTSAARDRGQGFNEAINGSSIEVVAKQTADFDRTKGLSVMENILQAQPEIDAIFAHNDEMALGALQAIKASGRSIMVVGFDATDDAVKAVEDGEMSATVAQQPEKIGSLGVENAVKVISGEAIESSIPVDLQLVIK; from the coding sequence ATGAAGAAGTTATTAGTTATCACGCTAGTAGTAATCATGATAGGGAGTTTACTAGTGGGCTGTACAAAAACAAGCACTACACAAACACCGCAAAAAGAAGAGGTTAAAAAAATCGGTTTAGTTATTTCAACCTTAAACAATCCATTTTTTGTTACCTTAAAGGATGGAGCAGAGGCAAAAGCTCAAGAACTAGGGTATGAGCTTGTAGTATTAGATTCTCAAAATGACCCAGCAAAAGAAATGTCAAATGTAGAAGATTTAATAACTAAAAACGTAGCTGTTATACTTATTAATCCGACTGACTCTGATGCAGTTGGAAACGCTGTAAAAGCTGCAAACGCAAAGAGTATACCAGTAATAACATTAGACCGTGGTGCTAATTCAGGGGAAGTTGTTGCACATATAGCATCTGATAACGTTGCTGGAGGAAAAATGGCAGGAGAATACATCATCGCACAACTTGGTGGCAATGGTAAGGTAGTAGAATTAGAGGGTATAGCTGGTACTTCAGCTGCTAGAGATAGAGGGCAAGGTTTTAATGAAGCAATTAATGGTTCTAGCATAGAAGTTGTTGCTAAGCAAACTGCTGACTTTGATAGAACAAAAGGACTATCTGTAATGGAGAATATTCTTCAAGCACAACCAGAAATAGATGCAATTTTTGCTCATAATGATGAAATGGCTTTAGGTGCATTACAAGCAATTAAAGCATCAGGTAGATCAATTATGGTAGTAGGCTTTGATGCAACTGATGATGCTGTAAAAGCTGTAGAAGATGGTGAAATGTCTGCAACTGTAGCGCAACAACCTGAGAAAATAGGTTCTTTAGGTGTTGAAAATGCAGTTAAGGTAATTTCAGGAGAAGCTATTGAAAGCTCAATTCCTGTTGATCTTCAATTAGTAATAAAGTAA
- a CDS encoding cupin domain-containing protein gives MPILKEYGPDPFVINIEEATKINNAFRLALCTGKYLQLTLVSINVSDDIGLEVHYDHDQFMRIEEGEDFVMMGDSKDKLDF, from the coding sequence ATGCCTATATTAAAAGAATATGGACCTGATCCCTTTGTAATTAATATTGAAGAAGCCACTAAGATAAATAATGCTTTTCGTTTAGCCTTATGTACAGGGAAGTATTTACAACTAACCTTAGTGAGTATTAATGTTAGTGATGACATTGGTTTAGAAGTTCATTATGACCATGATCAATTCATGCGTATTGAAGAGGGTGAGGATTTTGTTATGATGGGTGATTCAAAAGACAAGTTAGATTTTTAA
- a CDS encoding IS1634 family transposase, producing MKSKYERDVALDGYYALVTSELEMPDEEIIERYRGLWKIEESFKVLKSDLEGRPVYVRREDRIEGHFLICFVALLISRILENKLKNKYSIKRIQESLRNATCRFITNGIYSLNKQDEIYRDIEKLFGVSLNYRNIRIEQIRSYRKEIVHNIKK from the coding sequence TTGAAGTCTAAGTACGAAAGAGATGTGGCCTTAGATGGGTATTATGCTCTTGTTACCAGTGAGCTTGAAATGCCTGATGAAGAAATAATTGAAAGGTATAGAGGTCTTTGGAAGATAGAAGAATCTTTTAAAGTTTTAAAGTCAGATTTAGAAGGTCGTCCTGTCTATGTTCGAAGAGAGGATAGAATAGAAGGACATTTTCTTATTTGTTTCGTAGCATTATTAATTTCGAGAATTTTAGAGAATAAACTCAAAAACAAATACTCTATTAAACGAATACAAGAGTCTCTTAGAAATGCGACGTGTAGATTTATTACCAATGGAATCTACTCACTTAATAAACAAGATGAAATTTATAGAGATATCGAAAAATTATTTGGTGTTTCTCTAAATTACAGAAATATAAGAATCGAGCAAATTCGTTCTTATAGGAAAGAAATAGTTCACAACATAAAAAAATAA
- a CDS encoding N-acetylmuramoyl-L-alanine amidase family protein, with product MILLISKNKLVLFLCMFIIIISINLLKFTAIRDVMKMNNETLWGKIIVIDPGHGGIDGGTCHGNDILEKNINLSISLKLKKELQKRGATVVMTRETDDSLDDHINNGNRHAEDLRERVRIINNSNADLFISIHVNYTKNIKRQGPIVFYYLYSEKSKVLAENVQTHLNGLSAYKEIGLNRRPVEGSYYILKNTLPPGVIIETGFISNEVDRELLLEEKHQKEITILIKNSIVEYFDK from the coding sequence ATGATTTTGCTTATATCCAAAAATAAACTAGTATTATTTTTATGTATGTTTATTATAATAATCTCAATAAATTTATTAAAATTTACAGCAATTAGGGATGTTATGAAAATGAACAATGAAACATTATGGGGTAAAATTATTGTAATAGATCCTGGACACGGTGGAATAGATGGAGGAACTTGCCATGGTAATGATATCCTAGAAAAAAATATAAATCTATCTATAAGTCTAAAGCTTAAAAAAGAATTACAAAAAAGAGGGGCTACAGTTGTAATGACAAGAGAAACTGATGATTCTCTTGATGACCATATAAATAATGGAAATCGCCATGCTGAGGATTTAAGAGAAAGAGTTAGAATCATTAATAATAGCAATGCTGATCTATTTATTAGTATTCATGTGAACTATACTAAAAATATTAAAAGACAGGGGCCTATTGTATTCTACTATTTATATAGTGAAAAAAGTAAAGTGTTAGCAGAGAATGTTCAGACACATTTAAACGGTCTTTCAGCTTATAAAGAAATTGGCTTGAATCGCAGACCTGTTGAGGGTAGCTATTATATTTTAAAAAATACTTTGCCTCCAGGAGTAATAATTGAGACTGGTTTTATTTCAAATGAAGTAGATAGGGAGCTATTGTTAGAGGAAAAGCATCAG